One stretch of Pseudomonas fluorescens Q2-87 DNA includes these proteins:
- a CDS encoding GNAT family N-acetyltransferase yields the protein MPETATAIADIHMLDSGYSREARSLLYQAYRHEPTFSFLFESERPGYEQRVRATVRELVKQHFLQDLPAIGLLVNDRLIGIALIAPPQRRLGITESWAWRLRMVLSTGFRCTRRYLDYHAAVVACLPSDSVHVLPLLGVHPQFQGQHFGEQLLEAVHNWCAVDEHSQGVVLDTGNPRYLEFYKRQGYEEIGEVAVGPIREHVFFHPNPQVLQSATA from the coding sequence ATGCCTGAAACCGCCACCGCGATTGCCGACATCCATATGCTCGACAGCGGTTATTCCCGCGAAGCGCGTTCATTGCTGTACCAGGCGTATCGCCATGAGCCGACGTTCAGCTTCTTGTTCGAGTCCGAACGGCCCGGTTATGAACAGCGGGTACGGGCTACGGTGCGTGAACTGGTCAAGCAGCATTTTCTCCAGGACCTGCCGGCCATCGGCCTGCTGGTTAACGATCGCCTGATCGGCATCGCCCTGATCGCCCCACCACAACGACGCCTAGGCATTACCGAAAGCTGGGCCTGGCGCTTGCGCATGGTGTTGAGCACCGGTTTTCGCTGCACCCGGCGCTACCTGGATTATCACGCAGCGGTAGTTGCGTGCCTGCCGTCGGATTCCGTCCACGTGTTGCCGTTGCTGGGGGTCCATCCTCAATTCCAGGGCCAGCATTTTGGCGAACAATTACTTGAGGCAGTGCACAATTGGTGCGCGGTGGACGAACATTCCCAGGGCGTGGTGCTGGACACCGGCAACCCGCGTTATCTGGAATTCTATAAACGCCAGGGCTATGAGGAAATCGGTGAAGTGGCAGTAGGACCGATCCGCGAGCATGTGTTCTTTCATCCCAATCCGCAGGTCCTGCAAAGCGCAACGGCATAA
- a CDS encoding autotransporter assembly complex protein TamA has protein sequence MNFPGRMTSGALLLSLSCVALAQSELDVRVKPSDDALKANVEGYIGGVGDRDEEALQRFSRGAEEQARKAAQALGYYQPQIDSEVKGGKTPRLILTIDPGEPVHLRNVTLRVDGPAASLKSFRLPDNAALKPGAVLNHGRYEDAKRLIQNQASRYGFFSGRFVSQKLRVDPQAGIADIELIYDSGPRYTLGPVHFEGDTPIDEDLLQRMVPFKAGTAYDSELIAELNQALQSSGYFEGVRVDAAPSAATDNVIPVAVKLDTRKPRTMGLGLGFSTDVGPRAKANWTRHWVNAQGHSYGWETEVSAPRQNVGLWYDVPLDPPLTDKMRYAGGYQYEELADTDTLSKLLTVGPEWHSKLSSGWQRVVSLKWQREEYRLGDDSGLSTLLMPGLSYSYLRSDNRIDPHNGYRLQFDTKVAKEGLGSDNNLVYGTAMVKGLTTVFDKHRLLARAQVGGSATNGYRSIPPSLRFFAGGDQSVRGYDYQSLSPENSEGDRIGGRYMIAGSLEYQYSIAEKWRVATFVDQGNSFNSLELPSLKTGVGVGVRWVSPVGPIRLDLAHALDDEGGIRLHFSMGPEL, from the coding sequence ATGAATTTCCCAGGACGAATGACCAGTGGCGCGCTCTTGCTGTCCCTCAGCTGTGTGGCGCTGGCACAAAGTGAATTGGATGTACGGGTCAAACCTTCCGACGACGCACTCAAGGCCAACGTAGAGGGCTACATCGGTGGCGTGGGTGATCGTGACGAGGAGGCCTTGCAGCGCTTCAGTCGCGGCGCCGAAGAGCAGGCGCGCAAGGCCGCCCAGGCGCTGGGCTATTACCAGCCGCAGATCGACAGCGAGGTCAAGGGCGGCAAGACCCCACGGCTGATCCTGACCATCGACCCCGGCGAGCCTGTGCACCTGCGCAATGTCACCCTGCGTGTCGACGGCCCTGCAGCTTCCCTCAAGTCTTTTCGCTTACCCGATAACGCCGCCCTCAAGCCGGGCGCGGTGCTCAACCATGGTCGCTATGAAGACGCCAAGCGGCTGATCCAGAACCAGGCCTCGCGCTACGGGTTTTTCAGCGGGCGGTTCGTCAGCCAGAAATTGAGGGTGGATCCCCAGGCGGGTATCGCCGACATCGAGTTGATCTACGACAGCGGCCCGCGTTATACCCTGGGCCCGGTGCACTTCGAAGGCGATACCCCAATAGATGAAGACCTGCTGCAACGCATGGTGCCGTTCAAGGCAGGTACCGCGTATGACTCCGAACTGATTGCCGAGCTCAACCAGGCCCTGCAATCGAGCGGTTATTTCGAAGGTGTCCGGGTGGACGCGGCGCCCAGTGCAGCGACAGACAACGTGATCCCGGTGGCGGTCAAGCTCGACACTCGCAAGCCGCGCACCATGGGCCTGGGCCTGGGGTTTTCCACCGATGTCGGCCCGCGCGCCAAGGCCAACTGGACGCGCCACTGGGTCAATGCCCAGGGCCACAGTTACGGCTGGGAGACGGAGGTGTCGGCGCCCCGGCAGAACGTCGGCCTGTGGTACGACGTGCCGCTCGACCCGCCGCTGACCGATAAGATGCGCTACGCCGGCGGTTATCAATATGAAGAACTGGCCGACACCGACACTCTCAGCAAGCTGCTGACCGTGGGCCCGGAATGGCACAGCAAGTTGTCCAGCGGCTGGCAGCGGGTGGTCTCGCTCAAGTGGCAGCGTGAGGAATACCGCCTCGGTGACGACTCGGGCCTGAGCACATTGCTGATGCCGGGCCTCAGCTATTCCTACTTGCGCAGCGATAACCGCATCGATCCGCACAACGGCTATCGCCTGCAGTTCGACACCAAGGTGGCCAAGGAGGGGCTCGGGTCGGACAACAACCTTGTATATGGCACCGCCATGGTCAAGGGCCTGACCACGGTGTTCGACAAACATCGCCTGCTGGCCCGGGCCCAGGTCGGCGGCAGCGCTACCAATGGCTATAGATCGATCCCGCCGTCCCTGCGCTTTTTTGCCGGGGGCGACCAGAGCGTGCGCGGTTATGACTACCAGAGCCTGTCGCCGGAGAATTCCGAGGGCGACCGTATCGGCGGGCGCTACATGATCGCCGGCAGCCTCGAGTATCAATATTCAATCGCGGAAAAATGGCGGGTGGCGACATTCGTTGATCAAGGCAACTCCTTCAATAGCCTTGAACTGCCGAGCCTCAAGACCGGCGTAGGCGTTGGCGTGCGCTGGGTGTCGCCAGTGGGCCCGATCCGCCTCGACCTGGCCCATGCGCTGGACGACGAGGGCGGCATTCGATTGCACTTTTCCATGGGGCCCGAGCTGTGA
- a CDS encoding translocation/assembly module TamB domain-containing protein, whose protein sequence is MKRGLKRTLLALAGLLVVAVLALSTVLGTSFGSRWALGLVPGLRVENFQGRLGGQWSADHLLWEQDASRVELDRLIFAWSPLCLARMTLCIDQLKADTVSLQLPESADEPSSGPVTLPDLDLPIAIELGDVQIGSLLFNGSEQLKGLQLAAHWTTEGLQIDSVQLQRDELSLKLSGLLKPGGDWPLHAEGQLTLPAPGATPWALDLKVDGDLLKTLHLNADSSGYLQGHLVGELQPLADNLPAKVRITADGFKASADLPDTLVLNQLELTGDGDLKNGYQLLGKATLPAERGPVALHLQGTVDANGAQIAGLDLDAGDQQSLKLTGQLDWREGLSADANVAWLDFPWHRLYPLIDEPQVTLRSFAGEVSYTDGKYLGNFQAALDGPAGAFSLGSPFSGDLTQVHLPELKLTAGQGKAEGHVDLQFANGIAWDTALQLSAINPAYWLGELPGTLAGPLRSKGSVQNGALSLDADLDLKGKLRGQPALFQAKASGTGEQWNLSALDIRLGDNRISGTGSLQQKLTGQIDIKLARLAQLWPQLRGQVIGRVDVAGTLKAPQGKLGLQGSQLAFQDNHLQSLNLDATLDSAQRGKVDLKASGIRAGETSLGVLTVSGQGDIRQQKLSLDLQGPQLDTSLVLDGMLDQGNWRGRLASGEVQAGGQDWRLQAPAKLERLANGTLNIGAHFWRSGPASLCGEDQRLMPEPKLRYHLKQFPIESLAQWMPKDFAWQGRLNADLQLDLPASGPNGQILVDASGGTLRIRDKEQWLDFPYQTLTLDSRLTPKRIDTRLDFVGARLGELMLQAQINPLPASKPLSGSFRLTGLDLSVARPFVPMVETLTGHLNGSGTLSGGLLEPQVNGNLTLSDGEMSGPELPVSLEALQVRAMIAGETVRLDGDWKSGKSGQGTLKGNIGWGEALSLDLALKGSQLPVTVEPYAVLDVAPDLNITMHGERLSIAGKVLVPKGEITVRELPPSTVKVSDDTVIVGHQTEEGKTPIAMAMDIDVIVGQEKLAFSGFGLTANVQGQVHIGDNLDTRGELWLNDGRYRAYGQRLTVRRARLLFAGPIDQPYLDIEAIRQTDDVIAGIRLSGSAEQPTTQIFSEPAMSQEQALSYLVLGRPLSTTGEDNNMLAQAALGLGLMGSSGVTTSLANNLGIEDFQLDTQGSGEATSVVASGNLSEKLSLRYGVGVFEPANTIALRYKLSKKVYLEAASGVASSLDIFYKRDF, encoded by the coding sequence GTGAAGCGTGGTTTGAAAAGAACACTACTGGCGCTGGCTGGTTTGCTGGTGGTGGCGGTACTGGCGTTAAGCACCGTGCTGGGGACGAGCTTTGGCAGCCGTTGGGCCCTGGGCCTTGTGCCTGGCCTGAGGGTGGAGAATTTCCAGGGACGATTGGGCGGGCAATGGAGCGCCGATCACCTGTTGTGGGAGCAGGACGCCAGTCGAGTGGAGCTGGATCGGCTGATCTTCGCCTGGTCGCCGCTGTGCCTGGCGCGCATGACGTTGTGCATCGATCAGCTCAAGGCCGACACGGTCAGTCTGCAATTGCCTGAGTCTGCCGATGAGCCAAGCAGCGGCCCCGTCACCTTGCCCGACCTGGATTTGCCGATCGCCATCGAATTGGGCGACGTGCAGATTGGCAGCTTGTTGTTCAACGGCAGCGAACAGCTCAAAGGCTTGCAACTGGCCGCCCACTGGACCACCGAGGGCTTGCAGATCGACTCGGTGCAATTGCAGCGTGACGAGCTGAGTCTGAAGCTGTCCGGGTTGTTGAAGCCGGGCGGCGATTGGCCTTTGCATGCTGAAGGTCAGCTCACCTTGCCGGCACCGGGCGCCACGCCGTGGGCCCTGGATCTGAAAGTCGATGGCGATCTGCTCAAGACCCTCCACCTCAACGCCGACAGCAGCGGCTACCTGCAAGGCCACTTGGTCGGTGAGCTGCAACCGCTCGCCGACAACCTGCCGGCCAAGGTGCGCATCACCGCCGACGGCTTCAAGGCCAGCGCCGACCTGCCGGACACGCTGGTGCTCAATCAGCTTGAATTGACCGGCGATGGCGATCTGAAAAACGGCTACCAATTGCTCGGCAAGGCAACGCTACCGGCCGAGAGAGGGCCGGTGGCGCTGCATCTGCAAGGAACAGTCGACGCCAATGGCGCACAGATCGCCGGCCTGGATCTTGATGCCGGCGACCAGCAGAGCCTGAAGCTCACCGGCCAGTTGGACTGGCGTGAAGGCCTGAGCGCCGATGCGAACGTGGCGTGGCTGGATTTTCCCTGGCATCGCCTTTATCCGCTGATCGACGAGCCCCAAGTAACGCTGCGCAGTTTCGCCGGGGAAGTTTCGTACACCGATGGCAAATACCTGGGCAACTTTCAGGCGGCGCTGGACGGTCCTGCCGGTGCTTTCAGCCTGGGCAGCCCATTCAGCGGCGACCTGACGCAAGTGCATTTGCCAGAACTCAAGCTCACCGCAGGGCAAGGCAAGGCCGAAGGACACGTGGACCTGCAGTTTGCCAACGGCATCGCCTGGGACACGGCGCTGCAATTGTCGGCGATCAACCCGGCGTACTGGCTTGGTGAATTGCCCGGTACGTTGGCCGGGCCGTTGCGCAGCAAAGGGTCGGTGCAAAACGGTGCCCTCAGCCTCGACGCAGACCTGGACCTCAAGGGCAAACTGCGCGGCCAACCGGCGTTGTTCCAGGCCAAGGCCAGCGGCACCGGCGAGCAGTGGAACCTCAGCGCCCTGGACATCCGCCTGGGCGACAACCGCATCAGCGGCACTGGCAGCCTGCAACAGAAGCTCACCGGCCAGATCGACATCAAGCTTGCGCGCCTGGCCCAGCTCTGGCCGCAATTGCGCGGGCAGGTCATCGGTCGTGTCGACGTGGCCGGTACGCTGAAGGCGCCCCAAGGCAAGCTCGGCCTGCAAGGCTCGCAGCTGGCATTCCAGGACAATCACCTGCAAAGCCTTAATCTGGACGCGACGCTCGACAGTGCGCAACGGGGCAAAGTCGATCTCAAGGCCAGCGGCATCCGCGCCGGTGAAACCTCGCTGGGCGTGCTGACGGTAAGCGGGCAGGGCGACATCCGCCAGCAAAAACTCAGCCTGGACCTGCAAGGGCCGCAACTCGACACCAGCCTGGTGCTCGACGGCATGCTCGACCAAGGCAACTGGCGCGGGCGCCTGGCCAGTGGCGAGGTCCAGGCCGGCGGTCAGGATTGGCGCCTGCAAGCCCCGGCGAAGCTGGAACGCCTGGCCAACGGTACACTCAACATCGGCGCCCATTTCTGGCGTTCAGGCCCGGCCAGCCTGTGTGGTGAAGACCAGCGCCTGATGCCGGAGCCCAAGCTGCGTTATCACCTCAAGCAGTTCCCCATCGAAAGCCTGGCCCAGTGGATGCCCAAGGATTTCGCCTGGCAGGGCCGCCTCAATGCCGACCTGCAATTGGACCTGCCGGCCAGCGGGCCAAATGGCCAGATTTTGGTGGATGCCAGCGGCGGGACCCTGCGGATCCGGGACAAGGAACAGTGGCTGGACTTCCCGTACCAGACCTTGACGCTCGACAGCCGCCTGACGCCGAAACGCATCGACACCCGCCTGGATTTCGTCGGCGCCAGGCTTGGCGAATTGATGCTTCAAGCGCAGATCAACCCACTGCCGGCCAGCAAGCCGTTGAGCGGTTCGTTCCGCCTGACCGGCCTGGACCTATCCGTGGCTCGGCCGTTCGTGCCGATGGTGGAAACCCTGACCGGCCATCTGAATGGCAGTGGCACCTTGTCCGGTGGTTTGCTTGAGCCCCAGGTCAACGGCAACCTGACGCTCAGCGACGGTGAAATGTCGGGCCCTGAACTGCCGGTCAGCCTCGAAGCCTTGCAGGTGCGGGCAATGATTGCCGGGGAAACGGTACGGTTGGATGGCGACTGGAAAAGCGGCAAGAGCGGGCAGGGCACGCTGAAGGGGAATATTGGCTGGGGCGAGGCCCTGTCCCTGGACCTGGCGCTCAAGGGCTCGCAACTGCCGGTCACGGTCGAGCCGTATGCGGTACTGGACGTGGCGCCCGACCTCAACATCACGATGCACGGCGAGCGGCTTTCGATTGCTGGCAAGGTCTTGGTGCCCAAGGGCGAGATCACCGTCCGTGAGTTGCCGCCGTCTACCGTCAAGGTGTCGGATGACACGGTGATCGTCGGCCACCAGACCGAGGAGGGCAAGACACCGATCGCCATGGCGATGGACATCGATGTGATCGTCGGCCAAGAGAAACTGGCTTTTTCCGGGTTTGGGCTGACGGCCAACGTGCAGGGCCAGGTGCACATCGGCGACAACCTCGACACCCGTGGCGAACTCTGGCTCAACGACGGTCGTTACCGGGCCTATGGGCAACGGCTGACGGTGCGTCGGGCACGGCTGCTGTTCGCCGGGCCCATCGATCAGCCGTACCTGGACATCGAAGCGATCCGCCAGACCGACGATGTAATCGCCGGCATCCGCCTGAGCGGCAGCGCCGAGCAGCCGACCACGCAGATTTTCTCGGAACCGGCGATGAGCCAGGAGCAGGCCTTGTCCTACCTGGTGCTGGGCCGGCCGCTGAGTACCACGGGCGAAGACAACAACATGCTCGCCCAGGCGGCGTTGGGCCTGGGGTTGATGGGGAGCTCGGGCGTGACCACCAGCCTTGCCAATAATCTGGGGATCGAGGATTTCCAGCTCGACACCCAGGGCAGCGGCGAGGCCACCAGCGTGGTCGCCAGCGGTAATCTGTCGGAGAAACTCAGCTTGCGTTATGGCGTCGGTGTGTTCGAGCCGGCCAACACCATTGCCCTGCGCTACAAGCTCAGCAAGAAGGTCTATCTGGAGGCCGCCAGCGGCGTCGCCAGTTCGCTGGATATCTTCTACAAGCGCGATTTCTGA
- a CDS encoding MarR family winged helix-turn-helix transcriptional regulator: MKHFTPDNFHNCHLGMLLGRTALLKDRIIDTHMEPVGITAAQFKVLIIMAQYGIETPAELCRYLSLDSGSMTRMLDRLEQKGFLVRERSAQDRRQVRLVLTEAGQALADRLPYIGAQAMNQLAGAISPEELKILEQILKKILLAAGDPITVSRMGEK, encoded by the coding sequence ATGAAGCATTTCACGCCAGACAACTTTCACAATTGCCATCTCGGCATGCTGCTCGGACGCACTGCGCTGCTCAAGGATCGGATCATCGATACCCACATGGAACCCGTCGGCATCACCGCCGCGCAGTTCAAGGTCCTGATCATCATGGCCCAGTACGGTATCGAGACGCCGGCCGAGCTGTGTCGCTACCTGTCCCTGGACAGCGGTTCGATGACGCGGATGCTCGATCGCCTGGAACAGAAAGGTTTCCTCGTCCGCGAGCGTTCCGCCCAGGACCGCCGTCAAGTGCGCCTGGTGCTGACCGAGGCCGGCCAGGCCCTCGCTGATCGCCTGCCGTACATCGGCGCCCAAGCCATGAACCAGTTGGCCGGCGCCATCAGCCCCGAGGAGCTGAAAATCCTCGAACAGATCCTTAAGAAAATTCTGCTCGCCGCGGGTGACCCCATCACTGTGTCGCGAATGGGGGAGAAATGA
- a CDS encoding efflux transporter outer membrane subunit — protein MKRRTLRTQLSLVLLAMSLAGCASYSGLKTEGISLQAQSLKAGQSLNGVTLSPAAWPKSDWWKSLGDPQLDGLIREALRDSPDMQVASARVHQASAAAYAANAARMPTLDASGGVSRSRLSRDQDPSGQGGAYSTLRTLGVDFNYNFDLWGGQRAAWEAALGQARAAEIDRQAAQLTLAADVARAYSDLGQAHIIYDLASEDLKRTRQMLDLGRRRLNAGIDSEYQFQQTESLEASADATRIDAEKRLQSAKIALAVLLGKGPDRGNEIARPNVLQASAVALPSNLPAELLGRRPDLVAARWRVEAASKNIEAGKTNFYPNLNLSAAAGTRSLLGDAMFGSASRFFNVAPTVSLPIFDGGRLRADLDARDADYDLAVAQYNQSLVRALGDVSDTINQLRDIARQIGAQQHATDIAQNSYDTVVQRYGSGIGNYLDVLSIEQQLLQAQRQLANLNAEQIDLSIQLMQALGGGFDTQALAAATPASTAPNN, from the coding sequence ATGAAGCGTAGAACCTTGCGTACCCAATTGAGCCTGGTGCTGCTGGCCATGAGCCTGGCCGGCTGCGCCAGCTACAGTGGCCTGAAGACCGAGGGTATCAGCCTCCAGGCCCAGAGCCTCAAGGCCGGGCAGTCGTTGAACGGCGTCACGCTGTCGCCGGCGGCGTGGCCGAAAAGCGACTGGTGGAAAAGCCTTGGCGATCCGCAACTCGATGGTCTGATCCGTGAAGCATTGCGCGACAGTCCGGACATGCAGGTCGCCAGCGCCCGGGTTCATCAGGCCAGTGCCGCTGCCTATGCGGCCAATGCGGCGCGCATGCCGACACTGGACGCCAGTGGTGGCGTCAGCCGTTCGCGTCTGTCCCGTGACCAGGACCCGAGCGGGCAGGGCGGGGCATACAGCACCCTGCGCACGCTGGGTGTGGATTTCAACTACAACTTCGATCTCTGGGGCGGCCAGCGTGCTGCCTGGGAGGCCGCGTTGGGCCAGGCCCGTGCCGCCGAGATCGACCGCCAGGCCGCGCAACTGACTCTCGCCGCCGATGTGGCCCGGGCCTACAGCGACCTGGGCCAGGCCCATATCATTTATGACTTGGCTTCCGAGGACCTCAAGCGCACGCGGCAGATGCTCGACCTGGGCAGGCGTCGCCTGAATGCCGGGATCGACAGCGAGTACCAGTTCCAGCAGACCGAAAGCCTGGAAGCCAGCGCCGATGCGACGCGCATCGACGCGGAAAAACGTCTGCAGAGCGCGAAAATCGCCCTGGCTGTATTGCTGGGCAAGGGCCCGGACCGCGGCAATGAAATTGCCCGGCCCAACGTGTTGCAGGCCAGCGCAGTGGCGTTGCCGTCGAACCTGCCAGCCGAGTTGCTGGGTCGGCGTCCGGACCTGGTCGCGGCACGCTGGCGAGTCGAGGCGGCCAGCAAGAACATCGAGGCCGGCAAGACCAATTTCTACCCCAATCTCAACCTGAGTGCGGCGGCGGGAACACGGTCCTTGCTTGGAGATGCGATGTTCGGCTCGGCCAGCCGGTTCTTCAACGTGGCGCCCACGGTGTCGCTGCCGATCTTCGACGGCGGACGCCTGCGGGCGGACCTGGATGCCCGGGATGCCGACTATGACCTGGCGGTGGCGCAATACAACCAGAGCCTGGTCAGGGCGCTTGGGGATGTCAGCGACACCATCAACCAGTTGCGCGACATCGCCCGCCAGATCGGCGCCCAGCAACATGCCACCGATATTGCCCAGAACTCTTACGACACCGTGGTCCAGCGCTACGGCTCGGGCATCGGTAATTACCTGGACGTGCTGAGCATCGAGCAGCAACTGCTCCAGGCCCAGCGCCAACTGGCGAACCTGAATGCCGAGCAGATCGATTTGTCGATCCAACTGATGCAGGCCCTGGGCGGTGGTTTCGATACCCAGGCCTTGGCCGCGGCCACACCGGCCTCCACTGCGCCGAATAACTGA